A segment of the Ipomoea triloba cultivar NCNSP0323 chromosome 1, ASM357664v1 genome:
CAACTATAAGGTACAGAACTAGACATAGAGATGCTGCAGAACTAAGCCCCAAAATTAACTATTGCTCCCCTCTGCTTCTTGCAATAGTTAGTATTTCCATCATCTAACAAaatgacatcaccatcatcattattaagttcTTCTGCCTTTCTCTTAACCTCTGTTTCATTGGGGGAATACGATAAATCCGAACCAGCAGCAACAGTACTGTCAGACAACTTTCTTTCATTTCCAAGAGGAAGTTCAATGCTTGTTGGCAGAAGTACAGAATCATCATCCTCATTGGTCTCCTGAGTAGCAGCAGTTTGAGATGCTATAGATGTGCTAGTACCATTGTCATGAACTTCCTTGTTTATAGTTTCAGTCGCAGGAGCTTGAGTCCATCCAGAGAGAACCATTTCATCAGGTTCTTTCTCGTCATCAAAATCTTCCCTGAAATAATGGAGCATATGAAACAGTGAAAGCCGGATCACATTGCTAGTAATAAGGGAAAACATGATGTTCCATCAATTAATAAAGAAGCAACCATCCAGACCATATACATAGATAAAGCATAGCATAAATTACTTGGCAAGATTCAACTCAAAAAAGATTCATGACAAATTCTGGAAAGCATGACTTTAAGCTTCACAAAAATTTGATTGGGAAACAAAATCCAAAACAACTACATTTTAGACATTtaagtttataaaattttaagccGCCATACACATTAGTTTCCACCATAAGAACTTAGTTGAGCTTGAATGTAGTGAGAGATGGAAGATAAACATTAGAATAAACAAATCCTATTTACAATAGTTTACCAGCTAAACCAAAAATAGGGGATGAAACAAACCTATGCttaatattgatattaaaatTTAGCTCCTGTCGGAGATCCTCAACAGTGACAGTGGTGCCTCCAGTAACAGGAGATGGAAGCTCACACAGTACCTAAggacaatataaacaaaaaggaCAAATATTAGTACTAAAGAAGATTGGTAAACAGCAAGCAATAGAAGAGAAATTACAAGTCAACTACCTTGTCAAGGTTTGCTGTGTAATTCACTACCATACCTTCCTCAAGATCATCACCCACCTCATAGAGAAGTGCTGATCCATGCATAACCAGTGGCAAATTCATACCTAGCTTTGCTTTCACAATCTTCTCAACAAAATCCCTCAGCTTTGACCTATGAGTATTGATCTCAAGTGTCAAAGATGTCTGCCAGCAAGTATTGTATGAGATCAGATTAAAGTCCATACTaagataaaattcaaaattctttCCAGAAAGGCCAGAGAATTTCACAGGTGTTGAAGTTTATACCTCAGAACAGACATAGCAGGATTTGTTCGGCTCAAATGGATCAACTGGCATAAGAAGCATTTTTCTGGAAGGATGTTCAAGACAATAGGTCATCCTACATATAAGAATAAAGAAGTAATTAATAAAGATGGGAAGATATTGAGCAGCAATCACCAGGTAAAAGAACTTAGGAACTACCAGTATTTGAGGTCCACCATAAGAATCAATTTATGAATTTGTTCAAACAGAAAACTAGCTAGCATTTTGTTAATTAGTGAAAGAAAGCCCATCCTAATGATCAGGAAATGTAACAGAAATTAGTTGCCACAATAAGCTATTAACTTGAAGGAATTTAGCCCAGTAATCAAAAAGCAAATACCAGAAATTGGCTCACCTGCAGTTTTTCAGATCATTTTGCAGCACCTTAATAGCCTCAATCACAATCAACCCAGCAACTATAGCATTTGTTGTCGCAACAGCATGCACAATATTTCCAGCAATACCTTTCGATTCAAAAAGGCTATGCAAGGGAATACCAAAGGAAGATGCCCGAATATTAGCAGCAGCAGTTACAAATTCCACAGCTAACTGATCATCTTTGTCAAAACTCAAGTTGCCAATCTCCTGAAGAGATTAAAGAAGTAAACACTAATGataaactaaaatttgataCACACTATTACACTAAGCCTaattaagatattttaaaaGATTCAAAAGTCGGACATTACAAAACCTTTGGTCTTTTCAAGAAAAAGAGCTTTAGACACTCCAAAAATACTGTAGTGTTTTCTTTCAAGCTCCACAACTCCTGTGGATTTTTAAGACCCAGAGATGCCATTGCAGACACTGATGAAGGATCAACATCTTTTGAACCTCTATCTCCATTTCCATTATGTTGAATCTCTTCAGATGGCAATACATCCCTAATGTATGTAGGCCTTGGTTTGTTACgattcttccatttttcttcatttgaCAATGCTACCTTAATGTTGTAGCCAAAAACATGGTCATATATTCTCTTCCCATATTGTTCAATGTCCTCATTTGGTCTGCATTCAAAAATATCTTCCAAATGTTCTGATGAGCTAGAAGAATCACTAGAGTACACATTCAGATCATTTTCCTGATTCTTGTCCCCAAAAAGCTTTGCGAAAAGCAGATCTTTTGCCCATACAATGCAGTGAACAAACTGCAATGTCAGAAAATCAGGTCAAAGCATGCTTTTGAAACCagatcttcaaaaaaaaaaaaaaatcatcataagaGTGAGATCTGTATAAGCCACAATTTTTATGAATACATTTTTGGCCTATTTACTCCTAGAAGCACTTATGCTGATCTTTTACTGTGTTTGGATAGGCTTATGAATATGGCTTATGGCTTTTGAAAAGTTGTTTTGCAATTATTATTGTCTCCATAAGCCATCAGAAGgagcttatatattttattttaaaagaagcTAAAAACTAGCTTTTCAAGGACCAGTTGAAATCACTTGCTCATAAATTTTTTGAGCTTATTTAAATTTGCTTATCTTAAAAGTGCCTATTTAGACTGTTTGTCCAAACTGAGAAAAAATCAAACAGTTTAGCATTTCCCTTATGCATAGATAATCTACACAATAaccttactgaatatcaaaagcattgagtcataatCTTAGAACAACGACAAGCCTAAAACTATTCCCACCAGTGGAATGAATATCTTTTCTTTAAAGACCAAGGAGTACTAAAACTAAACACTGATTTAATGTACATTAACCCAATTGAATTTATGGGAGTCATTTccataaaacaataaaaatatcacCAATACCTTGGATGGAGTGCTTGTAATTGTGCATACAGGGTAAATTTTTGGAGCTGGTTTAGGTTGGCACTCATAACACTCTGTTTTGCCCTTCACATGCACAGTAACCTGCCAATACCAGAATGCAAAACATGAAATGCAAAACAAATCTAGGACATCATGTTTCAACAGTGGAGTAtattccttttttaaaaaaaaagtaggtGGTCAAAACAAGACTGGGAAACTAAGAGCAAAAAAGTTATCCTTTTCTTTCCCTCAAGTGAATTTCTGTCTCATAGAGTCATAGTTATAATCTTCCAGCATATAAGAGCAAACAAAAATTGTTTTTAACAGTCTTTTGACTTATAACAGAGATAACTAGTTTCCCCAGACTCAGAATATTCATCTAAACTTAATTAGAAATCTTTGATGGCACACATAAAATCtcaagtaaataataaaaacatgcAAGAACATAAAACTGAAATAAGTTTTAAGACACCAGGTGAAACAGTAATCCTTAAGTATGCAACATTACCTGTCCCAAGAAACCAGTAGTCCCACTTTCGATCAATGGAACACTGGCTACCAAGCAAAGTCGGTTCACATGTCGCCTAGCATCTAGATTGTCAAGGCCATTCAGAACAACATTGAATTGTTTAAAGAAATCCACATTGAAGTCAGTGTCTTTAACATTTGCGTGGTAAGGTGTAATTTTCATTCCAGGCCTAAATTTCAAGACGGCATCCCTAGCAACCTGGGTAAAAATTTGAGAGACCATATCAATAGAGTGAATGAATGTGCCATGAAATAGCAACTTAAGGTATGGGCATGATTTTACTTACTTTGGACTTAGATTGCCCAACATGAGATTTTCGAAATAGAAACTGTCTGTTTAAATTACTCACTTCTATTGTGTCCATGTCAATCTGCAAGTGAATGTGATTCAATGATAAGAGATTACAGCAatctatacaaaaaaaattaaatgcaaatAGATTATACCATCCAAATATCCAATCACTTGTATAACGCAACTGTAGAAATTTTCTAGAATGATATATAACCTAGATTATCAAAAGCATATATGGAATTAGTATCAGGCACTCAGAGTACCAAAGTTCACAGCTATAACTTTCCAAGTTTGTCACATAAAAAGGGAACAGCATACATCCATAATCTGACCATAGCACTATTTATTTCCACTCTCCATATACCAATTAATTTACTGCTTCCCAGCAAATATCCATTCTCACTAATTTTCAATTCCTAAGTTCCAACCATTGCATGGATATCTTTGTTGCATGGTTTCCTATCATTCCCCAATCAGAACAAACTTTTAGTAGTGCAATAATCAAACTCACTTAGACTTGATCAAAGAATAACCTGGAAATTTTAGTAATGAGTTTATCATCCAAACCAGAACTTCGCGACGCTAAAATTGCGAAAACAGAAAACAACTTGAAATTTATAAAGCCTTTGTTCCTAAAACTCATACACAGAGTGCATCACTACAAAAGTCATAATGCTAGACCGATCATACCAAGTTGCAGATATTAAAAAAACGCTAGACCAAAAACCTCGGAACATAACGTTTTGCGGAACTCACAATGTGTACGTCTTGAAAGTCCGAAAGCGCGAGGGTTTTCAGAAGCTCGCAGCCAATACCACCGGCACCAACCATGAGCACTTTCGCGCGCTAAATAATGTCAAACAATACGATCATTCGCAAGGAATATAATGGGGGAAAAAACACgtagaaatgaaaaattgcagaAGAGAATAGTGTTTTGTGCTTCCAATAGTAGTATGCATACCTTGATTGCAGATAACTGTTCCTCGGAAGCCATTGGAGACCGGAAGAAGAGAGTTGCAAGTTATctacaagttataggtaatctatgCTGACTTGGACTTTTTGCTTtcgatttcttctttcttcttttttttttttgaatttttttgttttcttctaaaccttttCCAGCCTAACAATCGGTACCGGAaccgtaaaataataataataataaattcttatatttaggcatttagctactggtatatatatatatatatatatatatatatatatatatatatatatatattagctactccagtaggcagtagccaaaataataattaaaaaattttataatatgtttttataataacaaaacatattatatataattatatataccaaaagaaaaaaaaaattcggatTGAATCAGAATCAGAACCTTTATATAAAGTTCCGGTTCTGGTTTGTGTAACCTTGGAACCGTGAACTGGCGGTTCCGAACCGGAACGAACCGCGGTCACCCCTAGGCAGGTCGTCGGTGGGCTCGACGCACGTTGCCGCAAGGGAGGGGAGGAACAGTGGATTGTGGAAGGGTtgtggtgatttggtctagtgagcactGGTCCGGGTGAAGGCACAGGGGAGGGGCAGCGTGAGGCgttgatttttggggtttacttaaaaattttgagttgacttaaaaagaatatccacataagctaattacatgtgtcatgtcatcatagtaacctggtaacctgtgaaaaatgctagatgaaaaaaaattaatagttcgtgtatcgaaatagacgttatgaaagttcaaggtgcggcatgaataatccaatatagtttaTGGTGcgaaatgacactttagccactAAAATATGATCCACTTAGATCATTATATCTCCAATTTTTTTCACCCAGTACATTACtgacatgaaaaaataaaataaaaataaaatgctgacatgttatatatatatatgtgtgtgtgtgtgtgtgtgtggatatTTTGGGCAATTTATTCTCCCCAAAAATTTGAATCCCCAATCCTAAGGGTTCCACGTCTCCGCCCGACAGAGCATGTAGGAGGAGGTAAATCGCGGTTGATGGGATATAAATTCAGATCGAGCGAGCCCTTGAGGTAGACGATAAGAAATGGTCGAGGAGGCGAGTGAATGAGTGAGCAAATGAGGCGGTCAGATTGACATGACAGAGGCAAAGAAGACTTACCGATCGACTGGTTAGTTTGATAGGCCGAATGTGATTGAGGACCAAGCGGTCAATCAAGTATCGACTGGCAGGCACAACCCGACGGTCGGTCAACAATGAGTTTTCCTCGCTTCTTGAACTATACGTGAATATTAATGAGATTAATGATGTCCGACACAAATGCAAACCTCACCTAGGTTTTCATATTTTGGACCGCTTCTTGAACTATCCAACTAGGTTTATGAATATCAGGACCAAATTCTCCATCGTTTGGCACGCCCAACCGCATTTTGCGGTGATGGATTGGTCCATTTGCCCACACATGTAGCGGACCGGCAAGATGGTTTGGGCAATTGGGCCAACAGGCTGTTGAGCTGTTTGTTGTCATTCCTTGAGCAATAATGGAAGTAAAATAGTTCGATCTGACTCCTGAAATTTTACTGCTTATTCCACAGCATACTTAGCTGTCTGGCAGATGGTAAAATCTGATATGGGTCGGTCTGGTAACTGAAAGTAACGACACTAACATTCAATGCACGTTTTGAAGGTAGTCAAAAAGCTAGAATAAATAATTGGCCTCTATGGCAGGTGAAAATCACCAGTACAATATTATTCCAAACCCATtatttgaaactaaaatttgGTGGAACACTTGCTTTAATATTACGTTACCCACTTGGCCCCATACTTATATTATAGATATGATCACTTTTCAAAATGCGTAGccctaaaataaataaaatatatatacatattgtttTGTGAGAGGGAGGATACACCAAAGATAGGATTAGGTATCTTCGAAATATCACGTCAATATATAtctcaatttttattaaattgacaaattattatttcaatCATTTGCATGTCCTTGCCTCTTGAACTACTCAATTTATATTGAACTAATAGTACAATACTAAGCATATTTAAGGGACAACTCCAATTGAGTTAtgtaattaatttggtaatcATAAGATTTCAAGTGATATTGTCCATTGATTTTCCTAGTTTCAACTATGGATAACCTAAATTAGTTATTcttttgtgtttttctttttactaaTTAGGGTCATAAAgcctaaataaaaaataagtagCCCAAAAATAATCTACAAGCTAGCCTAAGGAGTCAACTAGAAAATGAGAACATTAGGCACATGCAATACAGGTAGTTATAGTCTTCCCTTTCAGTCCCATTTTCCCCTCCCTCTAGGGATTCATAGGGAACCATGTactgaaaaattattaaattatacaacaatatataaaattaactcCCTGTATCTTTGACGTTATAACTAGTCATTGGTATTAGGGGTacccttttccttttttttttttttttttcctttccttccacacaattaattaatgagtaGTATGTTGCAAGaatattacttttataaaaGGATGCTTAACATTTTCAATTCCATGCACACCTTAAAAGCTTTCATAACAAGAATATAGAAGCAACATTATAATACGATCCCGAGAGTACTGTGCACTAACCAGTATAAGCTGTCCATAATTGATTGGTTCAAATCAAAAAGGCAAAATGTGGCTTCCACTAAAAATCAAACTTGCAATCTTGTGATTACAAAGTTATTTGTCCGACTAATTAACTTGGCTATGAATACTCCCATTCTGTATTCtaaatttttccaaaaaaatgtattctaaattgtaatattattactattttttttttatttgagacacacatatatattaaagagtACAAGAATAGACATAATGTGGATGGCACCTTAGGATTTGCTACTTTATTCCAACGGAATTTTGTTTGGTTTACATTGGTACTACGTAAAACTGGATCAGGATTATGTGGAGAGGAAGCGTAAGAGAGATAACAAATAAAGTGgggattgaaaaaaaaaaaaaaaaaaaaaNNNNNNNNNNNNNNNNNNNNNNNNNNNNNNNNNNNNNNNNNNNNNNNNNNNNNNNNNNNNNNNNNNNNNNNNNNNNNNNNNNNNNNNNNNNNNNNNNNNNNNNNNNNNNNNNNNNNNNNNNNNNNNNNNNNNNNNNNNNNNNNNNNNNNNNNNNNNNNNNNNNNNNNNNNNNNNNNNNNNNNNNNNNNNNNNNNNNNNNNNNNNNNNNNNNNNNNNNNNNNNNNNNNNNNNNNNNNNNNNNNNattgaaaaaaaaaaaaaaaaaaaaaaagaatctatGTTGAGGCATAATCATCATGTCATGAATTGTGTACACTCAAAAaccttaaataataaattaatgaaaaaggaaaaaaaaaaaagacaagaaaACACGGCATGCATGTGCCTTTGCGATTGCGTTCAATGTAGGAATTCTCCCTGACGTTTCTTCATTGTCTAATCCCATAATTTCCATATATCTATCCAATCCAACCAGATAAGCCATCCAGCCTTGCAATCTAGGAACACTACTACTGGATAAGCAGAATGTCATTGTATCTATAGATCACTCCGATCTGGCTTAGCAATCCTAATAACAGCAAGATTCGCTCTCAACTCTCATCTTCCTACAATAAATGATATTCAAATTATACTTTGAAACATCACAATATTATAAATGAATCAATAATTCATGATGATCCACAATATGATTTTCAATGATTATG
Coding sequences within it:
- the LOC116015726 gene encoding SUMO-activating enzyme subunit 2-like — protein: MASEEQLSAIKRAKVLMVGAGGIGCELLKTLALSDFQDVHIIDMDTIEVSNLNRQFLFRKSHVGQSKSKVARDAVLKFRPGMKITPYHANVKDTDFNVDFFKQFNVVLNGLDNLDARRHVNRLCLVASVPLIESGTTGFLGQVTVHVKGKTECYECQPKPAPKIYPVCTITSTPSKFVHCIVWAKDLLFAKLFGDKNQENDLNVYSSDSSSSSEHLEDIFECRPNEDIEQYGKRIYDHVFGYNIKVALSNEEKWKNRNKPRPTYIRDVLPSEEIQHNGNGDRGSKDVDPSSVSAMASLGLKNPQELWSLKENTTVFLECLKLFFLKRPKEIGNLSFDKDDQLAVEFVTAAANIRASSFGIPLHSLFESKGIAGNIVHAVATTNAIVAGLIVIEAIKVLQNDLKNCRMTYCLEHPSRKMLLMPVDPFEPNKSCYVCSETSLTLEINTHRSKLRDFVEKIVKAKLGMNLPLVMHGSALLYEVGDDLEEGMVVNYTANLDKVLCELPSPVTGGTTVTVEDLRQELNFNINIKHREDFDDEKEPDEMVLSGWTQAPATETINKEVHDNGTSTSIASQTAATQETNEDDDSVLLPTSIELPLGNERKLSDSTVAAGSDLSYSPNETEVKRKAEELNNDDGDVILLDDGNTNYCKKQRGAIVNFGA